In Acropora palmata chromosome 7, jaAcrPala1.3, whole genome shotgun sequence, one genomic interval encodes:
- the LOC141886732 gene encoding histidine N-acetyltransferase-like, whose translation MAQNLTIRLARSTDYDQILKLSKGIYDGHDYLPPRYHTWMAMKNLHVMLAFSGNKLASLIACSIIDEGKTVVIRAGRTSPEFRGQGIYKLLQRAILDFSLKRYPIIQKWRLLTVFSPEMLDNSYENVDEQDSLTCMVLSSTKRPQSFSFNLDSLEIQSCTKEYVCNVIFQKEIEKLFPGKVIQADRFPIEPFRSNIDYLMQENDSLYFAVEKCAQIGCRPRSFSLGVRSQYVKFVNWCVTIYSDDPQLYQAHLVHQFKRSCEKIESEFSFVCCHDKKFTKNGIEVLQEFLSLKSEEDIKLRKAYVYEQKRPCSPIKGQTELNNCQTNSISRTF comes from the coding sequence ATGGCCCAAAATTTGACTATACGTCTGGCTCGATCAACAGACTACGACCAAATTCTAAAACTGTCGAAAGGAATCTACGACGGCCACGATTATCTTCCCCCAAGATATCACACGTGGATGGCAATGAAGAATTTGCATGTGATGTTGGCTTTCTCCGGCAACAAACTTGCAAGTCTTATTGCTTGTTCGATCATCGACGAAGGAAAGACAGTTGTAATTCGTGCAGGGCGCACTTCACCGGAGTTTCGCGGCCAAGGAATTTACAAGTTACTCCAACGAGCTATACTCGATTTCTCACTGAAGCGATATCCGATTATTCAAAAGTGGCGACTTCTGACCGTTTTCTCACCGGAGATGCTCGACAACAGCTATGAAAACGTCGACGAACAAGATTCTTTGACTTGCATGGTCTTAAGTTCCACAAAACGACCTCAGTCATTCAGCTTCAACCTGGATTCGTTGGAAATTCAATCATGCACGAAGGAGTACGTTTGCAATGTGATATTCCAAAAAGAGATAGAGAAATTGTTCCCGGGCAAAGTGATCCAGGCGGATCGATTTCCAATCGAGCCTTTTCGATCAAATATCGATTACTTGATGCAGGAAAACGATTCCCTTTACTTTGCAGTGGAGAAATGTGCCCAAATTGGATGTCGCCCGAGATCTTTCAGTTTGGGTGTTCGGTCCCAATACGTTAAGTTTGTGAACTGGTGTGTTACTATTTACAGCGACGACCCACAGTTGTACCAAGCTCATCTTGTTCACCAGTTCAAACGGTCTTGTGAGAAAATTGAAAGCGAGTTCTCGTTCGTTTGTTGTCACGACAAAAAGTTTACAAAGAACGGGATAGAGGTGTTGCAAGAATTTCTAAGCCTCAAATCCGAGGAGGACATAAAACTTAGGAAGGCATATGTTTACGAACAAAAACGTCCCTGTTCACCTATAAAAGGGCAAACTGAGTTAAATAATTGTCAAACGAACAGCATATCTCGAACCTTCTAG